From the genome of Geoglobus ahangari, one region includes:
- the ndk gene encoding nucleoside-diphosphate kinase produces MEVERTFVMVKPDGVQRGLIGEVVSRLERKGLKIVAMKMLRIPKEMAETHYAEHREKPFFNALVSYITSGPVVAMVVEGKSAISVVRNLVGKTNPVEAEPGTIRGDLAMDIGRNVVHASDSPESAKREISIFFSDDEIVDYAKVDEDWVYER; encoded by the coding sequence ATGGAGGTTGAGAGGACTTTCGTGATGGTAAAGCCCGATGGAGTGCAGAGGGGGCTCATAGGCGAGGTAGTGTCGAGGCTGGAGAGAAAGGGCCTCAAGATCGTTGCGATGAAGATGCTCAGAATCCCCAAGGAGATGGCAGAGACCCATTACGCGGAGCACAGGGAAAAGCCGTTCTTCAACGCCCTCGTCAGCTACATAACTTCCGGCCCGGTCGTGGCGATGGTCGTTGAGGGCAAGTCGGCCATAAGCGTCGTCAGGAATCTGGTCGGCAAGACCAATCCTGTTGAGGCCGAGCCGGGAACAATCAGGGGAGATCTGGCGATGGATATCGGGAGAAACGTGGTGCACGCCTCAGACTCCCCCGAGTCTGCCAAGAGGGAGATCTCGATATTCTTCAGCGATGACGAGATAGTGGATTATGCCAAGGTTGACGAGGACTGGGTTTACGAGAGATGA
- a CDS encoding 50S ribosomal protein L24e gives MEKRICSFCGEEIEPGTGKIYVRRDGKILHFCSRKCEKNMVVLKRNPRKLKWTKYYVRGQ, from the coding sequence GTGGAGAAGAGGATATGCTCGTTCTGCGGTGAGGAGATCGAGCCGGGGACGGGTAAGATCTACGTGAGGAGGGACGGCAAGATCCTCCACTTCTGCTCGAGGAAGTGCGAGAAGAACATGGTTGTTCTGAAGAGGAACCCGAGGAAGCTCAAGTGGACAAAGTACTACGTGAGGGGGCAGTGA